In Stomatohabitans albus, one genomic interval encodes:
- a CDS encoding ribonuclease D yields MPLDRVRLVNNDKDVEAALDWLGDMDPVGADVERDDARAYWLRAALVQVGGNGKVALFDPVTLQNWEPVADWLANKCLILHAMENDVWPLARLGLQPELIEDTSLAAAFLGYERGLADLLHHLLGVDLDANKEAMQRSPWERRPLTPDEISYAAGDVADLPDLWEVLADELEARGRWNWYVEELDHLRSQPDPRERRAWHKTKGVGRLNDRARARAKAIWDWREAIAREQDMAPNLILPDAVVTDLAAEPVTQAIDLPGRGMTRRMVRTYGDELIDVLKNPMVEPEFAHHQERNRPSSTQKRLIDHIRLFRNEVAQDIGIDPGMVLPTKTVGPAIMAEPDNPEAVREAFHLRDWQWNIFGDSLAEMVLNNQA; encoded by the coding sequence GTGATATGGACCCTGTGGGCGCTGATGTCGAGCGTGATGACGCAAGGGCCTATTGGTTGCGTGCAGCCCTCGTACAGGTTGGTGGCAACGGCAAGGTCGCGCTCTTTGACCCTGTTACGTTACAAAATTGGGAACCAGTTGCGGACTGGCTTGCGAATAAGTGCCTGATTCTGCATGCAATGGAAAACGATGTATGGCCACTCGCACGGCTAGGCCTCCAGCCAGAACTGATCGAGGACACGAGTCTCGCAGCCGCCTTTTTAGGTTATGAGCGCGGTTTGGCGGATTTATTGCATCATTTGCTTGGGGTTGATTTGGATGCCAATAAGGAAGCCATGCAACGATCACCTTGGGAGCGTCGCCCGCTTACACCCGATGAGATTTCCTATGCTGCAGGTGATGTTGCTGACCTCCCCGATTTATGGGAGGTGCTGGCTGATGAATTAGAAGCTAGAGGGCGGTGGAATTGGTACGTTGAGGAGCTTGATCATCTCCGCTCCCAACCGGACCCACGAGAACGTCGGGCTTGGCACAAAACGAAGGGTGTGGGCCGTCTCAACGATCGCGCGCGTGCCAGAGCGAAAGCGATTTGGGATTGGCGAGAAGCGATTGCCCGTGAACAAGATATGGCACCGAACCTGATTCTGCCTGATGCCGTCGTTACGGACTTGGCCGCGGAACCGGTGACCCAAGCGATTGACCTCCCCGGACGAGGTATGACTCGACGCATGGTTCGCACCTATGGTGATGAATTGATCGATGTCTTGAAGAATCCGATGGTGGAACCCGAATTTGCCCACCATCAGGAACGGAACCGGCCATCGTCAACACAAAAACGGCTGATAGACCATATCAGGCTGTTCCGTAACGAAGTTGCTCAAGACATCGGGATCGACCCAGGTATGGTGCTCCCCACGAAAACGGTTGGCCCTGCGATTATGGCTGAGCCAGACAATCCCGAAGCGGTGCGTGAAGCCTTCCATTTACGTGATTGGCAATGGAACATCTTTGGAGACAGTCTGGCTGAGATGGTGTTGAATAACCAAGCGTAG